The following DNA comes from Kineococcus rhizosphaerae.
CGCGATGGGTGTCGTCGCAGGTGACGGGGCGGTTGACAGCGCACGACGGCTGAGTAGCTTCGGAGGTGCAGTCCACGTGGAGGAAGACCGGCCGGCCTGCGGATCGGCGTCGTCGCAGCCGCACCACCTGCGACGACGCCGAGCGTGCGTCGACCGGAGTGGGCGTGGTCGGGTCCGTGTGCCCTTAGAAAACGGCACGCACCTCGTAGCCGACGGGGTGCGCGACGGCGCGAGGGGCGCGCGGGCTCGGCCGAGGACGCACCGCCGGCCGGCTCGACCGGCTCGACCGGAACCCGCGCGGCGGGTCGGCGGTTACCCTCTCGTGATGCGTTCCCGTCCGGTCGATCCCGCGCCCGTGCACCTGGTGGTCACCCTGTTGCTGGCCGTCGTCGGAGGCCTAGCCGCGTGGGCGGCCTTCCCGGGGGCGGTGAGCGCCGAGGGGCTGTGGCCGACGGCGGTCCTGGCGGTGGCGCTGCTGGCGCTGGCCACGCACGGCGTTCGGGCCCGGCGGGGTCTCGCCGCCGGTTTCGTGTTCGGGTTCGCGTTCATGTTCCCGCACCTGTCCTGGAGCGGGACGTACGTGGGTCTGCTGCCGTGGACGGCGCTGACGGTGGCCTGCACCCTCTTCTACGCCGTCCTGGGGGCGGTGCTGCCGCGGCTGCAGCGGGCCCGCTGGCGGCTGGCGCCGCTGGCCGTGGCGACGGGCTGGGTGGCCACCGAGTTCGCCCGGGCCCGGGTGCCCTTCGAGGGTTTCCCCTGGGGCCGGCTGGCGTTCTCCCAGGCCGACGCCCCGACGCTGGGCCTGGCCGCGCTGGGCGGGTCGCCGGCCGTGACGTTCGGGGTGGGTCTGGCGGGTGGGCTGCTGGCCGCGGCGGTCCTGGCGCTGCGGCGGCTGCCGGCGCCGGTGGGCGCGGCGCGCGGGGTGCCGCGGCTGCGGCCCGCGGTGCTGCTGGTGGTGGCCGCGGCGGCCGTGACGTGGTCGGGGGCGCTGGTGCCGCGCCCGACGGCCGCCGAGGACGGGACGCGTCACGTCGCGGCGGTGCAGGGCAACACCCCCGAGGAGGGGCTGGAGTTCAACGCCGAGCGCCGGGCGGTGCTGGACAACCACGCCGGGGCCACCGAGCGGCTGGCCCGGGAGGTCGCGGCGGGCACGGCCCGGCAGCCGGACCTGGTGCTGTGGCCGGAGAACTCCAGCGACATCGACCCCTACGAGAACCCCGACGCGCAGGCCGTCATCGAGCAGGCCACCCGCGACATCGGCGTCCCGGTCCTGGTGGGGGCGGTGCTGGACGGCCCGGGGCGGTTCGTGTCGAACACCGGGCTGGTGGTGACGCCGCAGGACGGCATCGCCGGCGCCCGCGACGACGACAGCCGGCACTACGTCAAGCAGCGCCCGGCGCCGTTCGCGGAGTACATGCCGTACCGCTCGTTCTTCCGGCACTTCAGCGACAAGGTCGACCTCATCACGCGCGACTTCGTCCACGGCGACCACGTGGGGTTGCTGACGATGAACGGCGTGGAGGTCGGGGACGTCATCTGCTTCGAGGTGGCCTTCGACGACACCGTGCGGCAGTCGGTGCGCGCCGGAGCGCAGTTCCTCGTCGTGCAGACGAACAACGCCACGTTCGGGATGTCCGACGAGGCGCCGCAGCAGCTGGCGATGTCGCGGTTGCGGGCGGTGGAGTCCGGGCGTTCGGTCGTGCAGATCTCCACGGTGGGTGTCAGCGCGATCATCAGTCCCGACGGTGTCGCGCACGACGAGTCGTCGCTGTTCACGCCGGACGTCCTGACCGGGGACGTGGTCCTGCGCTCGACGCAGACGGTCGCCACGCGGGTCGGGGCGCTGCCCGAGCAGGTCCTGACGGGCCTGTTCGTGCTGCTGCTGCTCACCGCCCGCCGCGGGGCGCGGCGTGGGCCGCAGGACGGCCCGAA
Coding sequences within:
- the lnt gene encoding apolipoprotein N-acyltransferase, with product MRSRPVDPAPVHLVVTLLLAVVGGLAAWAAFPGAVSAEGLWPTAVLAVALLALATHGVRARRGLAAGFVFGFAFMFPHLSWSGTYVGLLPWTALTVACTLFYAVLGAVLPRLQRARWRLAPLAVATGWVATEFARARVPFEGFPWGRLAFSQADAPTLGLAALGGSPAVTFGVGLAGGLLAAAVLALRRLPAPVGAARGVPRLRPAVLLVVAAAAVTWSGALVPRPTAAEDGTRHVAAVQGNTPEEGLEFNAERRAVLDNHAGATERLAREVAAGTARQPDLVLWPENSSDIDPYENPDAQAVIEQATRDIGVPVLVGAVLDGPGRFVSNTGLVVTPQDGIAGARDDDSRHYVKQRPAPFAEYMPYRSFFRHFSDKVDLITRDFVHGDHVGLLTMNGVEVGDVICFEVAFDDTVRQSVRAGAQFLVVQTNNATFGMSDEAPQQLAMSRLRAVESGRSVVQISTVGVSAIISPDGVAHDESSLFTPDVLTGDVVLRSTQTVATRVGALPEQVLTGLFVLLLLTARRGARRGPQDGPKAAARRSGAPVPA